The following proteins are co-located in the Siansivirga zeaxanthinifaciens CC-SAMT-1 genome:
- a CDS encoding EI24 domain-containing protein: protein MVKNIVLGIKAYFGAFSLISKLKLWKYFAIPILISVFFAIVVTLSVYGLSDNIGAFFSKVWIWNWGKETFTAISNLIGGLIILILGLILYKHIVMALSAPFMSPVSENIETYLVGEKDIHRDTTFSQQLWRGIRINVRNLFMELLLTIPILMLGFVPVLGLISTVLLFLVQAYYAGFGNMDYTLERHFNYSESIKFVSKNRGLSIGLGSVFILFLFIPVIGVILVLPLSVTAATIKTVEALQLKQ, encoded by the coding sequence ATGGTTAAAAACATTGTTTTAGGAATAAAAGCATATTTTGGAGCCTTTAGTTTAATTTCAAAACTAAAACTCTGGAAATACTTTGCCATACCTATACTTATTAGTGTGTTTTTTGCCATTGTGGTTACCCTATCGGTGTATGGCTTATCCGATAATATTGGCGCCTTCTTTTCTAAAGTATGGATCTGGAATTGGGGAAAAGAAACCTTTACAGCCATTAGCAACCTTATTGGCGGTCTTATTATACTTATTTTGGGGCTTATTTTATACAAACACATAGTTATGGCGCTGTCGGCGCCGTTTATGAGTCCGGTTTCAGAAAACATTGAAACCTATTTAGTAGGCGAAAAAGACATACATAGAGACACCACATTTTCACAACAATTGTGGCGAGGCATTCGTATAAATGTTCGAAATTTATTCATGGAATTGCTTTTAACCATACCCATTTTAATGCTGGGCTTTGTTCCTGTTTTAGGACTCATATCGACCGTTTTATTATTTTTAGTTCAAGCCTACTATGCTGGTTTTGGTAACATGGATTACACCCTAGAACGGCATTTTAATTACAGCGAAAGCATTAAATTTGTTAGTAAAAACCGAGGGCTTAGCATCGGTCTAGGTAGCGTATTTATCCTGTTTCTGTTTATTCCGGTTATAGGTGTTATATTAGTACTTCCTTTATCGGTAACGGCTGCAACAATTAAAACCGTCGAAGCACTTCAATTAAAACAATAA
- the nhaA gene encoding Na+/H+ antiporter NhaA, with the protein MSEKNLLSPFQKFVKIESFSGILLFFATVIALIWANSPWSESYTTLWQYKFGFSVPSFELNKPLILWINDGLMAIFFFLIGLEIKREFLIGELNSAKKIAFPLVGALGGMIIPVGLFILLNNNPETFKGWGIPMATDIAFSLAILKVLGNKVPLSLKVFLTAFAIVDDLGAVIVIALFYSGTIKMSLLLIAFVLLAILYFLSFRGFYSKFLMIVLGIIIWTLFLKSGIHPTLAGILLAFSVPIQQKIRTTEFVQNLEEITNNIKKASVLNKPILSREQIQEIDDLEAWTHKFQSPLQHLEHNLHDWVAYFIIPIFALANAGVVIDSSISLETALATNIIICLVLGKSIGISAIVLFAKKMKLIEIPKDITNWHIIGVSFLAGIGFTMAIFIDSLAFAGNDYYIDSAKIGILIGSIVAAIIGYFILKLKK; encoded by the coding sequence ATGAGCGAAAAGAATCTTTTATCACCATTTCAAAAATTTGTAAAAATCGAAAGTTTTAGTGGTATTCTATTATTCTTTGCCACGGTTATAGCCCTTATTTGGGCCAATTCCCCATGGTCTGAAAGCTACACAACACTCTGGCAATACAAATTCGGCTTTTCGGTACCTAGTTTCGAATTAAACAAACCGCTTATTCTATGGATTAACGATGGCCTCATGGCTATTTTCTTCTTTTTAATTGGGTTAGAAATAAAACGTGAATTTCTTATTGGCGAATTAAATTCAGCAAAAAAAATAGCCTTCCCCTTAGTTGGTGCTTTGGGAGGTATGATTATACCTGTTGGGTTGTTTATACTACTTAACAATAACCCAGAAACTTTTAAAGGTTGGGGCATCCCAATGGCTACCGACATTGCATTCTCGTTGGCTATTTTAAAAGTTTTAGGTAATAAAGTGCCTTTAAGTCTTAAAGTGTTTTTAACCGCATTCGCGATAGTAGACGATTTGGGGGCCGTTATTGTTATTGCTCTGTTTTATAGTGGTACCATTAAAATGAGTTTGTTACTAATAGCCTTCGTGCTTTTAGCCATACTTTATTTTTTATCGTTTAGAGGGTTTTATTCTAAATTCTTAATGATTGTATTAGGCATAATTATTTGGACCTTGTTTTTAAAATCGGGCATACATCCAACTTTGGCGGGTATTTTATTGGCTTTTTCGGTACCTATTCAGCAAAAAATTAGAACCACCGAATTTGTTCAAAATTTAGAAGAAATAACCAATAACATTAAAAAAGCATCGGTATTAAACAAACCTATTTTGTCAAGAGAACAAATTCAGGAAATAGACGATTTAGAAGCCTGGACGCACAAATTTCAATCGCCACTACAACATTTAGAGCACAATTTACACGACTGGGTAGCTTACTTTATAATTCCCATTTTCGCATTAGCTAACGCTGGTGTGGTTATAGATAGCTCTATTTCTTTAGAAACGGCACTAGCAACCAATATTATTATTTGTTTGGTTTTAGGAAAAAGCATTGGTATTTCGGCCATCGTGTTATTTGCTAAAAAAATGAAGCTAATTGAAATTCCAAAAGACATTACTAATTGGCACATTATAGGTGTATCGTTTTTAGCTGGTATAGGGTTTACTATGGCAATATTTATCGATAGCTTAGCTTTTGCTGGTAATGATTATTATATCGATTCTGCCAAAATAGGCATCTTAATTGGCTCTATTGTTGCCGCCATAATTGGTTATTTTATTTTAAAATTGAAAAAATAA
- the hemF gene encoding oxygen-dependent coproporphyrinogen oxidase: MKDTFYQYIQTLQDAITSKLEEVDGKARFKEDLWERPEGGGGRTRVIENGNVFEKGGVNISGVHGKLPESMQAYFGVTDANFFACGLSLVLHPKNPMVPTVHANWRYFEMYNQDGEIVDQWFGGGQDLTPYYLFEEDAIHFHQTCKTACDNHNPEFYETYKKRCDEYFYNTHRNESRGVGGLFFDYCKTTDQMSMENWYNFVTEVGNSFLEAYVPIVEKRKNLPYSKAQRDWQEIRRGRYVEFNLVHDKGTLFGLKTNGRIESILMSLPPHVQWVYDHNPEPGSEEETLLNVLKNPKNWV, from the coding sequence ATGAAAGACACATTTTATCAATACATACAAACTTTACAAGACGCCATCACTTCAAAATTAGAAGAAGTCGATGGTAAAGCACGCTTTAAAGAAGACCTTTGGGAACGCCCTGAAGGCGGTGGCGGTCGCACCCGTGTTATAGAAAACGGAAATGTGTTTGAAAAAGGTGGGGTAAACATTTCTGGTGTGCACGGTAAATTACCAGAGAGTATGCAAGCCTATTTTGGTGTAACAGATGCTAATTTTTTTGCCTGTGGTTTAAGTTTGGTTTTACACCCTAAAAACCCTATGGTTCCTACGGTTCATGCTAATTGGCGTTATTTTGAAATGTATAATCAAGATGGCGAAATTGTAGACCAATGGTTTGGTGGCGGACAAGATTTAACACCTTATTATTTGTTTGAAGAAGATGCCATTCATTTTCACCAAACCTGTAAAACAGCTTGCGACAATCATAATCCAGAGTTTTATGAAACCTATAAAAAGCGATGCGACGAATATTTTTATAATACCCATCGTAACGAATCTAGAGGCGTAGGTGGTTTGTTTTTCGATTATTGCAAAACCACAGACCAAATGAGCATGGAAAACTGGTACAATTTTGTTACCGAAGTAGGTAATAGTTTTCTAGAAGCATATGTTCCAATTGTAGAGAAACGCAAAAATTTACCTTACTCCAAAGCACAACGCGATTGGCAGGAAATAAGACGAGGGCGTTACGTTGAGTTTAATTTAGTTCACGATAAAGGCACCTTATTTGGTTTAAAAACCAACGGGCGTATAGAAAGTATTTTAATGAGTTTGCCACCGCACGTTCAGTGGGTTTACGACCACAATCCAGAGCCTGGAAGCGAAGAAGAAACACTTTTAAATGTTTTAAAAAATCCTAAAAACTGGGTGTAA
- a CDS encoding YchJ family protein, which yields MNCYCGSLKPYKNCCEIAHNQLAQVKTAEQLMRSRYSAFVLANGDYLMESHHSSTRPIKEKKAITNWAKSVQWIKLEVLETSKGKEQDNEGTVTFNAYFYENGNVEVIHEKSAFIKENNTWKYLGYSK from the coding sequence ATGAATTGTTACTGCGGAAGTTTAAAACCCTATAAAAACTGCTGTGAAATTGCTCATAACCAACTAGCCCAGGTTAAAACAGCCGAACAACTTATGCGCTCCAGATACAGTGCTTTTGTTTTAGCAAATGGCGATTATTTAATGGAAAGCCACCACAGTAGCACCAGGCCAATAAAAGAGAAAAAAGCCATTACCAATTGGGCAAAATCGGTGCAATGGATAAAACTTGAGGTTTTAGAAACATCAAAAGGTAAAGAACAAGATAACGAAGGTACAGTTACATTTAATGCGTATTTTTATGAAAACGGAAACGTAGAGGTTATCCATGAAAAATCAGCATTTATAAAAGAAAATAATACCTGGAAATATTTAGGTTACAGTAAA